GCTCAAATAGACGCCGTTTTTGCTGCGCTTTCGGCTCTTAAGTACAACGACGTTGAGATCGTGGTAACGGAAACGGGTTGGCCCTCCAAGGGAGATAACAATGAGGTAGGCGCGAGTGTAGAGAACGCCGCAGCTTACAATGGAAATCTTGTCCGTAAGATCTTGACAGGTAGCGGGACCCCTCTAAGGCCTAAAGCAGATCTCACCGTTTATTTATTCGCGCTTTTTAATGAGAATCAGAAATTTGGACCCACGTCTGAGAGGAATTTCGGACTGTTTTACCCCGACGAGAGGAAGGTTTACGATATTCCGTTCACAACGGAGGGTTTAAAGGACTATCACGACCGTCCGTCGACGTCACCATCGCCGTCTACGGCAGCTCCGGCGACTCCTGTGAACCCTGTGACTGCTCCGTCGACTGGTAATGGTGGCGTGTCAAAGAGCAGCGCGGCGAACACCTGGTGCGTAGCGAACCCCGATGCGCAGAAGGAGAAGCTTCAGGTGGCTCTAGATTTCGCTTGTGGTGAGGGAGGTGCTGATTGCCGTCCGATACAGCCAGGTGCCACGTGTTACGATCCGAACACGCTCGTGGCGCACGCGTCGTTCGCTTTCAACAGTTACTATCAGAAGAAGGCGCGTGCGGGTGGTAGCTGCTATTTTGGGGGTTCGGCGTACGTGGTCACGCAAGAGCCTAGTGAGTACTCTATAAAAAACCCTTACACTTTTTTTCTGTCTTTTGGTTATGATTATGGGGTGTAGGTTAGAATGATGGTGACACGGGTTGCTAACGTGAGCGGGTGAGGAAATAGTGCAGGTACGTAAGAGAGGCACGTGATTAGGGTTGGGAGGGAATCTTTCGTGAGAATGACGTGTCATGGCTTTATTGGATAGAGTGTATTAGCATACCTTGGAAGCTGGAAAAAAAATTGCCTTTTACTAATTCGGTGGAAGAAAAGGGTAATTGTCTAATTGAgctaattaaaaaaagataacattaaataaaaaaatggcgTTGAAAATTGGTTACTGAAATAAAGACACAGTCAAAAAGTCAGACTGGGGTGTCTGGAGCACATTGGATTCCATCTATATATGCCTTTGGTGAATTTTGGGATGccattttgttttatttttttatgttcatggcctttatttttaatttattatttattatttatttgcttGCAGAGTATGGTAACTGTGAGTTCCCTACTGGATACTGAAGAATGAAGAGTATGATGCACTTGGCTTATTATGCATTGTAAAgttatttgaaaaaagaataTGGTGGGAGGAGTGTGGCTACTGGCTAGTTCAGAGTAGCTGAGTTAATTTATTGTAGTTGTTGACGATCATCAGTTTCAAGAAATTTTTTGGACTTAGTCATTCCAGTTGGTGGGGAGTGGGTAGCTATATTAACTTTTGGAGATTACTAAATTTGTATATCTAagtttcattttcactttgCAGTAGACTTTGTTTTGGGACTAAAGTAGTAATCATTGTAATGGTTTAGATATGTATACTTGTTACTTGTATTTGAACTTTGAAACCTAGATTTTAAGGCAAATAATCCTTTTCTGACACTGTATTGTGC
The Arachis stenosperma cultivar V10309 chromosome 7, arast.V10309.gnm1.PFL2, whole genome shotgun sequence genome window above contains:
- the LOC130939165 gene encoding glucan endo-1,3-beta-glucosidase 12-like — encoded protein: MLRLTLPAISLFLTLLTLTDGGSIGVNYGRIANNLPSAVKVVQLLKSNGLNRVKVYDTDPAVLHALSGTDIKVTVDLPNQQLFAAARSLSFAVAWVNRNVAAYHPHTQIEAIAVGNEVFADPSNTTKFLVPAMKNIHQALIRFNLHNQIKVSSPIALAALGNSYPSSAGSFRPELIEPVFEPMLRFLRETGSYLMVNVYPFFAYESNADVISLDYALFRQNAGVVDPGNGLRYFNLFDAQIDAVFAALSALKYNDVEIVVTETGWPSKGDNNEVGASVENAAAYNGNLVRKILTGSGTPLRPKADLTVYLFALFNENQKFGPTSERNFGLFYPDERKVYDIPFTTEGLKDYHDRPSTSPSPSTAAPATPVNPVTAPSTGNGGVSKSSAANTWCVANPDAQKEKLQVALDFACGEGGADCRPIQPGATCYDPNTLVAHASFAFNSYYQKKARAGGSCYFGGSAYVVTQEPKYGNCEFPTGY